A region from the Hippoglossus hippoglossus isolate fHipHip1 chromosome 16, fHipHip1.pri, whole genome shotgun sequence genome encodes:
- the LOC117777165 gene encoding uncharacterized protein LOC117777165, with product MASTPSASALSAVLRCRGNIWARNPPTKRPASAGCSLGLAAGARRDPPAERNRPNRPSAWEVGERAAVGGRLTVTCASPQADGNVLRGKDFSEINKSYDPKLSRLAPGVQNALVRSLTHKLKSNLPVTDKCSRMIQVIECETYAAHICNFIPLKGSSELPAAVWKVSITSPCLNAGQLSLVRTGLKSPCVSLTALLSHFMSVRLVVWRRSDDSPLSQQEEKSLNDEDLQENGQILSSTSLTSSENNCGQRVTEDRPD from the exons ATGGCCTCCACACCCTCCGCCTCTGCCCTGTCCGCTGTCCTCCGGTGTAGAGGGAATATCTGGGCCAGGAACCCGCCGACCAAGCGGCCTGCATCCGCCGGCTGCAGCCTCGGACTGGCCGCCGGAGCGCGACGCGACCCTCCGGCTGAGCGCAACCGGCCAAACCGGCCCTCAGCGTGGGAGGTGGGAGAGCGTGCGGCGGTCGGAGGGAGACTGACTGTGACGTGTGCGTCCCCGCAGGCGGATGGTAACGTGTTGAGAGGAAAAGATTTCAGCGAGATTAATAAATCATATGATCCAAAACTGTCCCGCTTGGCGCCCGGTGTTCAGAACGCGCTGGTGCGTTCGCTGACGCACAAACTGAAATCGAACCTGCCTGTGACAGATAAATGTTCCAGGATGATCCAAGTGATCGAATGCGAAACATATGCTGCACACATCTGTAACTTTATACCTCTGAAGGGAAGCAGCGAGTTGCCGGCTGCAGTTTGGAAAGTTTCCATAACGTCCCCGTGTTTAAATGCAGGACAGTTGTCTTTGGTGCGGACGGGTTTAAAGAGTCCCTGCGTCTCTCTGACTGCTCTGCTGTCACACTTCATGTCTGTGAGGCTGGTGGTGTGGAGGAGGTCTGATGATTCACCACTGAGccaacaggaggagaaaagccTCAACGATGAAGACCTGCAG GAAAATGGACAGATCCTCAGCTCCACatccctcacctcctctgagAACAACTGTGGACAGAGGGTCACAGAGGACAGACCCGACTGA
- the mgat1a gene encoding alpha-1,3-mannosyl-glycoprotein 2-beta-N-acetylglucosaminyltransferase a → MFRKKGSLILCSMFVFITWNAILVLLLRGRPAPGPSGVPGQEKGEVGQRPTNDVVGDVLRMADVFEAELELQKKILIQIKSHQSLWDPSNRNKQKVVAAPEPVIPILVIACNRVTVRRCLDKLLQHRPSAELYPIIVSQDCGHAETAEVIRSYGDKVIHLKQPNLSDVAVRPEHKKFQGYYKISRHYHWALNQVFKTLSHSSVVIVEDDLEVAPDFFEYFRSLLPLLKSDPSLWCVSAWNDNGRDGYVDPGKADVLYRTDFFPGLGWMLLGEVWEELEPKWPASFWDDWMRQPEQRRDRACIRPEVSRTLTFGRQGVSLGQFYDKYLRYIKLNAEFVPFTKLDLSYLKEETYRNNFEKEVYSAPVVTYEDVKQGQLKRPGPFRLQYSSKDSFKMLAKNLGIMDDLKSGVPRTGYRGVVSFMSRGRRIYLAPPPGWMKYDRTWS, encoded by the exons ATGTTCCGCAAGAAAGGCTCCCTCATACTATGCAGTATGTTCGTGTTTATCACCTGGAATGCCATACTTGTGCTCCTGCTGCGGGGCCGGCCAGCACCCGGGCCCTCGGGCGTGCCTGGCCAAGAGAAGGGGGAAGTGGGTCAAAGGCCTACGAATGATGTCGTGGGAGATGTGCTCCGAATGGCCGACGTGTTCGAGGCAGAGCTCGAACTGCAGAAGAAAATCCTGATCCAGATCAAGAGTCACCAGTCACTGTGGGATCCGtcgaacagaaacaaacagaaggtCGTAGCCGCACCTGAGCCCGTCATTCCTATCCTGGTTATTGCCTGTAACAGGGTCACTGTGAGACGCTGCTTGGACAAACTCCTGCAGCACCGTCCCTCAGCAGAGCTTTACCCAATCATAGTGAGTCAAGACTGTGGACACGCTGAGACTGCTGAAGTGATTCGCTCTTATGGAGATAAAGTGATTCATCTAAAACAGCCGAACTTGTCAGACGTCGCTGTGCGGCCAGAGCACAAGAAGTTTCAGGGTTACTACAAAATCTCCAGGCATTACCACTGGGCGCTCAACCAAGTGTTCAAGACCCTTTCTCATTCCTCTGTTGTGATTGTAGAGGATGATTTGGAG GTGGCACCAGACTTCTTCGAGTACTTCCGCTCCCTGCTGCCACTTTTGAAATCCGATCCgagtctgtggtgtgtgtccGCCTGGAATGACAATGGCAGGGATGGCTACGTGGATCCTGGGAAGGCTGATGTTCTCTACCGGACCGACTTCTTCCCTGGTCTGGGGTGGATGCTCCTCGGGGAGGtgtgggaggagctggagccaaaaTGGCCTGCCTCATTCTGGGACGACTGGATGCGTCAGCCAGAGCAGCGCCGCGACCGTGCCTGTATCCGCCCTGAAGTCTCACGGACTTTAACGTTTGGCCGTCAAGGTGTGAGTCTGGGTCAGTTTTATGACAAGTACCTGCGCTACATTAAACTGAATGCCGAATTTGTGCCTTTCACAAAGTTAGACTTGAGCTACTTGAAGGAGGAGACGTACAGAAACAATTTTGAAAAGGAAGTTTACAGTGCTCCTGTGGTTACATATGAAGATGTAAAGCAGGGGCAGCTAAAAAGACCTGGGCCCTTCCGCCTTCAATACTCAAGCAAGGACAGTTTTAAAATGCTGGCCAAAAACCTGGGCATCATGGATGACTTGAAGTCTGGAGTCCCAAGAACAGGATACAGAGGAGTTGTCAGTTTCATGTCAAGAGGAAGGAGAATCTACCTGgctcctcctccaggatggaTGAAGTATGATCGCACCTGGAGCTGA
- the sh3bp5la gene encoding SH3-binding domain protein 5-like, a encodes MEPGDLRESPAGSGESDAGDWREGIPGGDGEEEVKAAETNGTALEAALRDTCGESEKQKGGGEPLHSPYEEELDPRIQEELEHLNEASAEINRLELQLDDARSGYRKILTESARKLNAQSSQLGGCIEKARPYYEARRLAKEAQQETQKAALSYERAVSMHTAAREMVYVAEQGLMADGKNTLDPTWQEMLNHATSKVNEAEEERLRSEREHMRVTHACQEAEARVQMLQKSLKRVILKSKPYFELKAQFNHILEEHKAKVLQLEQQVAKVKTRYSIALRNLEQISEQIHAQRGRDQVEGGRPTVCGGRSPPVGAESDMKEEEGGACGGGGSSGKDLVDKYKENENERERERAGSDSLSVFSLQTIASDLEKYDSIEHLGDFSDVGSVTGDECEKERGGVMDRREKLMEASARERQQQFYKQHHRSFSL; translated from the exons ATGGAGCCGGGCGACTTGCGGGAGAGCCCCGCCGGGTCCGGGGAGTCAGACGCCGGGGACTGGAGAGAGGGTATCCCCGGTGgggatggggaggaggaggtcaaGGCTGCCGAAACCAACGGAACCGCACTGGAGGCGGCCCTGAGGGACACCTGCGGGGAAAGTGAGAAGCAAAAAGGCGGCGGAGAGCCACTGCACAGCCCGTacgaggaggagctggaccCCCGGATCCAG GAAGAGTTGGAACATCTCAACGAAGCCAGTGCAGAAATCAACAGACtagagctgcagctggat GATGCCAGGTCAGGGTACCGGAAGATACTGACTGAGTCTGCCAGGAAACTGAATGCTCAGAGCTCTCAGCTGGGTGGCTGCATAGAGAAAGCTAGACCGTACTACGAAGCTCGCCGCCTTGCAAAAGAG GCGCAGCAGGAGACCCAGAAGGCAGCTTTGAGCTATGAGAGAGCGGTTTCTATGCACACAGCTGCCAGGGAGATGGTTTACGTGGCAGAGCAGGGCCTGATGGCCGATGGGAAGAACACCCTGGATCCCACCTGGCAGGAGATGCTCAACCATGCTACCTCCAAG GTGAacgaagcagaggaggagcgaCTCCGCAGTGAGAGGGAGCACATGCGCGTCACACACGCCTGTCAGGAGGCCGAGGCTCGGGTTCAGATGCTGCAAAAGTCCCTTAAGAGAGTCATCCTGAAATCCAAACCTTATTTTGAGCTCAAGGCTCAGTTCAACCACATACTGGAG GAGCACAAGGCCAAAGTGCTGCAGCTCGAGCAGCAAGTCGCCAAAGTGAAGACCCGCTACTCCATCGCCCTGAGAAACTTGGAGCAAATCAGCGAGCAGATCCACGCTCAGAGGGGGAGGGACCAGGTCGAGGGAGGGCGCCCCACTGTGTGCGGAGGGCGGAGTCCCCCCGTTGGAGCTGAGTCCGacatgaaagaagaagaaggtggagcCTGCGGTGGCGGTGGCTCGTCCGGGAAAGATCTGGTGGACAAATACAAGGAGaatgagaatgagagagagagagagcgtgccGGATCGGATTCCCTCTCGGTCTTCAGCCTGCAGACCATCGCTTCCGACCTGGAGAAATACGACTCCATCGAGCACCTTGGGGACTTCAGCGATGTGGGCAGCGTAACTGGGGATGAGTGTGAGAAAGAGCGAGGAGGAGTGATGGACAGGAGAGAGAAGCTGATGGAAGCATCTGCCAGGGAGCGACAGCAGCAGTTCTACAAGCAGCACCACCGCAGCTTCAGTTTGTGA